ATGAAAGTAAGAAGAGTGAGCCGATGGATGATTCGAACTTCGTGACACCCACCGACAAGAAGAAGACTGCTAATGCTGGGTACACGACACCAGCGCCTAAGCACGGAGACACCCCTGAAGTACCCATAATCATCGACGACAAGGCTACACCTGAATCGTCCTGCTCGGCATCTATTGATTTAACTCTTCCAGATGCATCAGAAGAATTTGATAGCTTGAACACGATCTGTCGTAAAGCGATAGAAAgtgggaagaaggaggagaaaaaaGATGATGTATGTGGCAAAAAGGAGGAGAAAAAGGAAGATGTCTCTGGGAAGCGCAAACGCAAACCTCCTCGCAAATTAAGTTCCCCAAGCATTGTGATGACCGAGAAATGTCCTAAACGGTTTCCACGCGTAGTCAGAAAAGGTATATTTTCTGAAATATTTTGCACTATATCAAGGAATCATGTTCACATAAATTAACTATATATGGTTGTTGTCGATAGGTTCTGATGCTTTGTTCAACAACGAATATGCCATGGACGGATCAAATCCGCTGACACCGGAGATAATTGACGCGGCTGCCGAGTATATTTAGATAATATGCAAAactacaaaaaaaaaaccaaagaagtAAGACTATGTACGAGAATGCAGACGGGGCTATGGCGAGGGCTGAATTTCTTAAACCTATCCTTGACCGTGGATGGCTGTGCGGCGCTGTAAGTCCAACAACCGATGTCATCCTTCTATTTCTCCTAGGCTTGAATATATATGTGCTCTGGAGTGATCACCTGTTTGAATTATATGCAGGTCATTGAGTGTTACTTGGCTGATCTGAGATTAAAATTGAAGGATAGGAGAATATGCCCTGCATGGAGGGCAAATTCTATAGTCGAAAATCGACCGAAAAGGCAGCGATGGAAAAAGAGAAACCTTGACGCGACGGATATTGCAGAAATGTCAAGTTGCTACGAAAGATGCGAGCTGGAATATTTTGGCACTACCAAGGTAATGATTGCTTGTACGTTATTAAGTGAGAGGTTTCAAAATTAACTATTAATGCATTAATTATTAACTATGTATTTTTGGTAGGCTTATTTCTCGGTTAACATTGCCAAATGCCACTGGGTCACCGTCGTCATGCACAGTGACAAGAAGGAATTTCAGGTGCTAGACTCGTTATGGCGCCTTGAGCAGAGCAAGGAATTTGTGGAAAAGCTGGTATGACTTTTGATCACGGAATGTAAGACCACCTTGGTACTCAGTGCACTGTACTTAAATTTTATGCTTCACAGAGAGAAGAAATCTTGAAGGACGTCGAGTTTGCGAACAATGAGATATCAACAAAGAAGTATCCAGACGTTTCGAAATGGGAAATTAAAAGATACCCAATACCTATGCAAAATGATACGTGAGTCCACCGTTAATCTTACGCCATTACTATTGATGCCTATTGCAGATAGTTTACCTCTGATCTATATGCAGGAACTCATGTGGACTGTTCCTGTTAGCATGTATGGAGCACTGGGATGGAGATGAACTAACGGCCGAATTTTCGCAGGTTACCTCTTATCTATAGTATCTTTGTTACATACATGTTTATCTCCCGCTAATCTAAACTACATAATATTTTTTGCAGGAAACGATAAACAAGAACAGGAATATGACTGCCGCTAAAATTATAATGTCAGAATCAAACCTGCTCGAGAAGGCGAAGAAGGATGTCCTTGACATCGTGGCGAAAGCACGTGCGTAAAAAACATTATCAGATATTATTTCTACTAGTTGTAATGCTAGGGTGGATTTGTGTCCGAAAGGTCTCATAGACCTGTAGAACTTTTTTACTTTGGGTGGTGAACTTATTTGGGGTTGATGTTATTTGTTCCACAATGAGATAAGTACTTTTTTGCACGATAAAAAGTACAGATAAGTAATTCAACCTTTCACACGTACATAATTCAAACGAGTAGCACACGACATGACATAGAAAAAGCGGGAAACATAACAAACACATGTTAAAACTAATGAAACTAAACATGACCATCCTCAACTAGCCCCGGCAGCTTCACCGCCATCGTGAActtcactcctcctcctcctccttttcgTCGAAGTTGTAGGGAAGGGTGTGCATCATGTTGCGCGTGGGAAAGTGGCACTCAAAGTTGGTGTAGATGTTGAACGTAGTGAATGCTATGAACTCGCAGCCGCACCAAAAGACTTTGCCGAGGAGCTCGTACGCGTCGTAGCGGTTGGTGAAGGTGACCGTGAGGAACAAGAGGAAGGCGCGCGTGTGGTCACGGGCCTCGTCGAGGCGAAACATCACCGGCGCGTCCGAAGGGAGGTGGGCAAAGCCGGCGGTGAGGAACGCGCGGGCGAGCTCGACCGGTCCCCTCCACCTGGAGATGGCCCATACGCGGAGTGTGTTCTCCACGACGACGCCCGCCGGGTAGCGCCGCTCGGGCACGGTAGGAGGCCGACGGAAGACCGGTGCGTTGAACTGCATCCTACCGGTGCGTTGCAAGGTCTTGGGTGGGGATTTGCTTCAAGTGGAGAATATATGGATTGTGTGTCGCGCCAAGtggagaggaaaagagggggTATAAATAGGGCGCCAAATCGATCAATTACAATGAAACGTCGCGCTGTTTCCGTGTCCGTGGAATGGGTTGCGCGTGTGTATCCGTGTCAATGCGGTGCGCCTGAATCAGTCTTCCTTTATTGCTCTGAATCGGCGACCATAAATGGCTCTGCTGCGTCGTTTGCCTCGCTGAGCGCTCGAGTTTGAATGCACATCTGACTTGGTGCGGCGCATGCATGGAAACGTCTGCGACGGGAGCTAGCCTGCATGGTGCGGTGCATGCATGGCGAAGTCTGCGACGGACAAAACCATGCAACGGTCCGAACCACGTCTCCTCCCTAGACTAATCATACTGCGGAGTGAGCCTCTCGCGGATCACCGTCGCTCAGCAGATCGCAGCCGTGCACGAGTATTTCCCTATAAAAGGCCTCCATCCAACGGCGTAGAGCTAGGTATTGTAGGGCCCGCCTGGAGTCGCTTCGGCCGCCACGTGAGAATGGCCATTCCTCGACTCccgagcggccgccgcccacctctgccaatgaagttattggcgacgccacgcgtgcccatcggccgccgcccacctctgccaatgaatttattggcgacgccacgcgtgcacagcggccgccgcccaccacggtTGCCTGGGGCATTATATAGGGGCGCTCGTTCGGCTGCCTCATCTACTCCcgcacaaaccctagccgccgcacaacctgCACCGTAGCGTAGCCCACCCACAAGCCCGCGAAGGAATCCATGGCTGGTTTTGGTgggcggcgaggcggtcgaggccgtcgAGGACGAGGGCGCGGTCGCCGTGCTGGAGCAGCATCACCCAGCCGCTCGCCATCGCCAGCGCCGTCGCCATCTTCGGAGAAGGCGACGTGCTTCGAATTCATCCTACGCATCGACCAGGACCctctcggcatcaagcggcttccggacaagttcgccgagttcgtcgatggcgtcgagccagcagagttgcagctacgggaggccagctgcaactttcgTCGATGGCGTGTCGAGGTATTGTTCGACGGCCAGGGCAAGATGTTCCTGCACaccgggtgggacaagttcgcccgctaCCTCGATCtccagcccggctgccagcttatCTTCTGCTACGACAGGGATGGCGACAtggtcgtcaaggtgttcgacggcaCATCCTGCCGGAGACACTACCACATCAGCGAGTCAAGCTCGAGCACCGACAGTTATATAttttcgagtgttctttctttgcagcgaaaatGGCCACCGGCCAATAGAACCACTAGTGTACGTTTCCAGTCTGGGTGCCtgggagtgttctttcttggcagcgaacacaggaaacaccCGAGGACgacactagttaggtttcctcaTTTTTCAATGTTCTAATCTTGTTTTAAACTATGTAATGGTTTGTGTAATGTTCGTATCTGTGTttaaatgaaaaagagaaaaaaattagGTAAAAGTTATTGGTTTCCAAAAATTGtgaagttttttatttatttcaatTTTTGTGATAGTAAACCTATAAATTTCTGTTAAATTCAGGCGAAAAAGTTGACAGATAAAGCCATGGCCCATGAGTTCCCTCCCCGCGTCCAATATCCACAATGTCGCACGTTATTCGGCCTAGTACAAATCGGCCTATTACCATTCCGGAGTGTTTCCCGCGTGCATTGGCCCGTTACATGTCTGACAGtctagttttttaatttttatttaaATCTGCAGCACATCCggttaaattcaaaaaattcaaaaaagttttaaccaacgggttatgttcacaaaaacgtgtgacatattgggtaaaaaaactggattttttttcgaaggtcgaaaaatcgactagcttagaaaaactggtttgatgtaacccaaacggttccgtttctaaatatgtggatttttcgaccttcgagaaacgctccagaaatttttgcacacactctGATATCCATCCTAAGACGAAATGTtaagtttttttcattttttgaatttctgtgaaaataaactattaaatttcagttaaattcgagttgggaaaaaaacagaagaaaactagagaaccctgctggatgggccatgagtattccttccccgcgtccatgctccacgttaatgggcttagtTCAAACCGCGTTACATGTCTGATGGCCTAACTGAAAAGTTTTTTAGTTTTGATTTGAATAAATCAGCACCACATCtggttaaattcaaaaaattcaaaaaaagttttaaccaacggattatgttcacaaaaacgtgtgacatattgggtaaaaaaaactggattttttgtcaaaggtcgaaaaatcgactagcttagAAAAAGTGGTTTGATGTAACACAAACGGTTCCATTTCTAAGAAtgtggatttttcgaccttcgagaaacgctccagaaATTTTTGCAGACACTATCGTATCCATTCTAAGACGAAGTGTgaaggttttttcattttttgaatttctgTAAAAATAAACTActaaatttcagttaaattcgaATTGGAAAAAAAGACAGAAGAAACTAGATAACCCTGCTGGATGGGCCATGAGTGTTCCCTCCCCACGGTCATGCTccacgttaatgggcttagtACAAACCGGCCTATTACCTGTCCGGAATGTTATCCAActatcgcgcctagctctgcgtgccggcgtgagcgccaccgctccatcGCCTCCCTCCGGactataaaaagggccgcctctcatcgtccctttcacacacaaaccctagaggcTCTCTCCCAACCCTTGCCACCACCGTCTCAACAAGAGTTGACGCCATGGCTgggagaggcggaggccgacgtgGTCTTggccgtggccgcggcagagctgcacgctcgccgtcgcctgccacACCGTCGGCTTCATcgccggagatggacgtggaggggcccgtgctgttcgagttcgtcctcgtactCAAGAGCGACCCACGCGGTATCCAGAGACTTCCTGACCCCTTCGCCGTCTATGTCGCCGGCGACGATCGCCCGGgcacgctgcatctgcgggaggcttcgtCCGGCTTCTACCGGTGGATCGTTGACGTGATATACGacgggcgcggcaagatgtacctccacatcggctgggagaagttcgcgcgct
This Lolium perenne isolate Kyuss_39 chromosome 1, Kyuss_2.0, whole genome shotgun sequence DNA region includes the following protein-coding sequences:
- the LOC127334373 gene encoding uncharacterized protein, producing MARAEFLKPILDRGWLCGAVIECYLADLRLKLKDRRICPAWRANSIVENRPKRQRWKKRNLDATDIAEMSSCYERCELEYFGTTKAYFSVNIAKCHWVTVVMHSDKKEFQVLDSLWRLEQSKEFVEKLREEILKDVEFANNEISTKKYPDVSKWEIKRYPIPMQNDTNSCGLFLLACMEHWDGDELTAEFSQETINKNRNMTAAKIIMSESNLLEKAKKDVLDIVAKARA